CTCAAGGAAGTGACCATGGAACTGGGCGGCAAGTCGCCACTGATCGTGTTCGAAGACGCCGACCTGGATCGCGCCGCCGACATCGCGATGATGGCCAACTTCTACAGCTCCGGCCAGGTCTGCACCAACGGCACACGTGTGTTCGTGCCCAAGCATCTGCAAGCTGCGTTTGAAGCCAAGATTGTCGAGCGCGTTGCGCGCATCCGTGTCGGCGACCCGCAGGACGACAACACCAACTTCGGCCCGCTGGTCAGCTTCGCCCACATGGAAAGCGTGCTGGGCTACATCGCCAAAGGTAAGGAAGAAGGCGCCCGCCTGCTGTGCGGCGGCGATCGCCTGACCGACGGCGACTTCGCCAAAGGCGCCTTCGTGGCCCCGACCGTGTTCACCGACTGCACCGATGAGATGACCATCGTGCGTGAAGAAATTTTCGGCCCAGTGATGAGCATCCTCACCTACGAGACCGAAGAAGAAGTGATCCGTCGCGCCAACGACACCGACTTCGGCCTGGCTGCCGGCCTGGTGACCCGCGACCTGAACCGCGCCCACCGCGTGATTCATCAACTGGAAGCGGGTATCTGCTGGATCAACGCCTGGGGCGAGTCCGACGCCAAGATGCCGGTCGGTGGTTACAAGCAATCCGGTGTGGGCCGTGAGAACGGGATCAGCTCGCTGAACAACTTCACCCGCATCAAATCGGTACAGGTTGAGCTGGGCGATTACGCCTCGGTGTTCTAACACCTGCGAGTCTTGTATTGCCCGTGAGGCCATCGCGGGCAAGCCCGGCTCCTACATTTGCGCTGTGTGAACCCGATCAAATGTGGGAGCTGGCTTGCCTGCGATCGAGTGCGAAGCACTCGCCAGACCTGACCACACTTCAAAGAGGGTACATTCATGTCCCAAGAATACGATTACATCATTGTGGGTGCCGGCTCCGCCGGTAACACCCTGGCGACCCGTCTGACCGAAGACGAAGGCGTCACTGTTTTGCTGCTCGAAGCCGGTGGCCCGGACTACCGCCTCGACTTCCGTACCCAGATGCCAGCCGCCCTGGCCTTCCCGCTGCAAGGCCGCCGTTACAACTGGGCCTACGAAACCGATCCAGAGCCACACATGGACGGCCGCCGGATGGAATGCGGGCGCGGCAAGGGCCTGGGTGGTTCTTCGCTGATCAACGGCATGTGCTATATCCGTGGCAATGCCATGGACTATGACAACTGGTCGAAGCTGCCCGGTCTGGAAGACTGGACCTACCTCGACTGCCTGCCTTATTTCCGCAAGGCCGAAACCCGCGACATCGGCCCCAACGATTACCACGGCGGTGAAGGCCCGGTCAGCGTGACCACGCCGAAAGCGGGCAACAACCCGCTGTTCCACGCCATGGTCGAAGCCGGCGTACAAGCCGGTTACCCGCGTACCGAAGACTTGAACGGTTACCAGCAAGAAGGCTTCGGCCCGATGGACCGTACCGTCACGCCGAACGGCCGTCGCGCCAGCACCGCACGCGGTTACCTGGACACAGCTAAAAAGCGTTCGACCCTGACCATCGTCACCCACGCCCTTACCGACAAAGTGTTGTTCGAAGGCAAGCGTGCCGTTGGCGTGCGCTACCTGATCGGCGCCGCCGAAGAGCGCGTTGAAGCCCGTGCGCGTAAAGAAGTGCTGGTGTGCAGCGGCGCGATCGCTTCGCCGCAACTGCTGCAACGCTCCGGCGTCGGCCCGGCCAAGCTGCTGGAAAGCCTCGACATCCCAGTAGTCCACGACCTGCCGGGCGTCGGCGAAAACCTGCAGGATCACCTTGAGCTGTACCTGCAATATGCGTGCACCCAGCCGGTGTCGCTGTACCCATCGCTGCTCTGGTACAACCAGCCGGCCATCGGTGCCGAGTGGCTGTTCAACGGCACCGGTATCGGCGCCAGCAACCAGTTCGAAGCCGGCGGTTTTATCCGTTCGCGTCCGGAATTCGAGTGGCCGAACATCCAGTACCACTTCCTGCCGGTGGCGATTAACTACAACGGCAGCAACGGTGTGAAAGAGCACGGTTTCCAGGCGCACATGGGCTCCATGCGTTCGCCAAGCCGTGGCCGCGTGCAATTGAAGTCGAAGAACCCACGGGACTACCCGAGCATCCTCTTCAACTACATGGCCACCGAGCAGGACTGGCAGGAATTTCGCGATGGCATCCGCCTGACCCGTGAAATCATGCAGCAGCCGGCACTGGATCAATACCGTGGCCGCGAAATCAGCCCGGGTATTGAAGTGCAAACCGATGAGCAACTCGACAAGTTCATCCGCGAGCACGCCGAAACCGCGTTCCACCCGTCCTGCTCGTGCAAGATGGGCACCGACGAGATGGCCGTAGTGGATGGCGAAGGCCGCGTGCATGGTATGCAGGGCTTGCGTGTAGTCGATGCGTCGATCATGCCGATCATCACCACCGGTAACCTGAACGCGCCGACGATCATGATCGCCGAAAAAATCGCCGACAAGATCCGTGGCCGCAAGCCACTGCCACGCAGCACCGCCGACTACTACGTGGCAGGCGATGCGCCGGTGCGTGGCAAGCCGATGCGTGAAGTAGGCCCTACTGCGCAGTAACTGATACACCGCGGTGCCTGATATCGCAGGCAAGCCAGCTCCCACATTTGACTGTGTTCACAAATCAAAATGTGGGAGCGGGCTTGCCCGCGATGAGGCCCGACCCGACACCGCAAGCCCCCCCTACACTTTCCTTGATCAGCTCTGCGCCCCGGCCTACTCTGTTGGCCTGCCGCGCGCCGAGCCGCCCACAAGGAAGGCCCCATGTTCGAACACCACGCCACTCTCAAACAGCACTTCAGTGCCCTGCGCACCCGTGCCGAATTCTTCTCCCTGCGCTACGTACGCGAATCCGGCCAATACCTGTCGGTACGCAAGAACGTCGCCGAACCACCGCACCTGAGCCACGATGAAGGCGCCATGCTTACCGTGCGTCTCAATGGCGTAGAAGCCTATGCCGCGACCAACGACATTTCCCTTGCCGGCCTGCAAGCGGCCCTTGAGCGCGCCGAACAGCAAGCCCGGCTGATCCAGCCCCACGCCCTGCTCGACCTGCACCAACAGCCAGTGTCCAGCGACGTCGCCGACTACCTGTCCCCTGACCTCGACCAGCCCTTCCCGTCCCTGAGCGACTGCTACCAATTGCTCGGCGATGAATCTGCTGCCGTGCCCAGGGATGAGCGCCTGGTGACCTGGGAAGTGAGCCTTGGCACTACGCAGGTTGAACAGATCTATCTCAACAGCGCCGGCGCGCAATTGCGCCAGGCCCAGCGCTTCGTCTTCCCTGGCCTGAGTGTCACCGCCTTCGACGGCAACGACAGCCAGACCCGTACCCTGGGCGGTACCAACTTCGGCCAGCAAGGCAGTGCCGGTGTGATCCAGCGCTTTGGCCTGGTGGGCGCCGCCCGCAAGGTGGCCGACGAAGCCCTGCAATTGCTGCTCGCGCCGAATACGCCCCATGGCCCACGCGACCTGCTGCTGATGCCCGACCAGATGATCCTGCAGGTCCACGAATCCATCGGCCACCCGCTGGAGCTGGACCGTATCCTCGGTGACGAGCGCAATTACGCCGGCACCAGCTTTGTGAAGGCCAGCGACTTCGGCCATCTGCAATACGGCTCGCCGTTGCTTAACGTGACCTTCGACCCCGATATCCCCGAGCAACTGGCCAGCTACGGCCATGACGACGACGGCACCCGCGCCAGCAAGCAATTTCTGATCCGCGATGGCCTGCTGCTCAAGCCCTTGGGCGGTGCGTTGTCGCAATTTCGCGCCAACCTGCCAGGCGTCGCCAACAGCCGCGCCTGCGGCTGGAACCGCCCGCCCATCGATCGCATGGCCAACTTGAATATCGAGGCCGGCGATAAAAGCATGGCGCAATTGGTGGGCGG
This genomic stretch from Pseudomonas synxantha BG33R harbors:
- the betA gene encoding choline dehydrogenase, encoding MSQEYDYIIVGAGSAGNTLATRLTEDEGVTVLLLEAGGPDYRLDFRTQMPAALAFPLQGRRYNWAYETDPEPHMDGRRMECGRGKGLGGSSLINGMCYIRGNAMDYDNWSKLPGLEDWTYLDCLPYFRKAETRDIGPNDYHGGEGPVSVTTPKAGNNPLFHAMVEAGVQAGYPRTEDLNGYQQEGFGPMDRTVTPNGRRASTARGYLDTAKKRSTLTIVTHALTDKVLFEGKRAVGVRYLIGAAEERVEARARKEVLVCSGAIASPQLLQRSGVGPAKLLESLDIPVVHDLPGVGENLQDHLELYLQYACTQPVSLYPSLLWYNQPAIGAEWLFNGTGIGASNQFEAGGFIRSRPEFEWPNIQYHFLPVAINYNGSNGVKEHGFQAHMGSMRSPSRGRVQLKSKNPRDYPSILFNYMATEQDWQEFRDGIRLTREIMQQPALDQYRGREISPGIEVQTDEQLDKFIREHAETAFHPSCSCKMGTDEMAVVDGEGRVHGMQGLRVVDASIMPIITTGNLNAPTIMIAEKIADKIRGRKPLPRSTADYYVAGDAPVRGKPMREVGPTAQ
- a CDS encoding TldD/PmbA family protein — encoded protein: MFEHHATLKQHFSALRTRAEFFSLRYVRESGQYLSVRKNVAEPPHLSHDEGAMLTVRLNGVEAYAATNDISLAGLQAALERAEQQARLIQPHALLDLHQQPVSSDVADYLSPDLDQPFPSLSDCYQLLGDESAAVPRDERLVTWEVSLGTTQVEQIYLNSAGAQLRQAQRFVFPGLSVTAFDGNDSQTRTLGGTNFGQQGSAGVIQRFGLVGAARKVADEALQLLLAPNTPHGPRDLLLMPDQMILQVHESIGHPLELDRILGDERNYAGTSFVKASDFGHLQYGSPLLNVTFDPDIPEQLASYGHDDDGTRASKQFLIRDGLLLKPLGGALSQFRANLPGVANSRACGWNRPPIDRMANLNIEAGDKSMAQLVGGIENGILMSTNRSWSIDDARNKFQFGCEWGQLIENGELKGVVKNPNYRAISAQFWRNLSAVGDASTFKVLGTPNCGKGEPNQVIRVGHASPACVFSNIDVFGGDA
- the betB gene encoding betaine-aldehyde dehydrogenase, translating into MARFDLQKLYIDGGYSDAGSDATFEAINPANGEVLAQVQRATKEDVERAVVSAEKGQKIWAAMTAMERSRILRRAVDILRERNDELAALETLDTGKAFSETKYVDIVTGADVLEYYAGLVPAIEGEQIPLRDTSFVYTRREPLGVVAGIGAWNYPIQIALWKSAPALAAGNAMIFKPSEVTSLTTLKLAEIYTEAGVPAGVFNVLTGSGREVGTWLTEHPRIEKVSFTGGTDTGKKVMASASSSSLKEVTMELGGKSPLIVFEDADLDRAADIAMMANFYSSGQVCTNGTRVFVPKHLQAAFEAKIVERVARIRVGDPQDDNTNFGPLVSFAHMESVLGYIAKGKEEGARLLCGGDRLTDGDFAKGAFVAPTVFTDCTDEMTIVREEIFGPVMSILTYETEEEVIRRANDTDFGLAAGLVTRDLNRAHRVIHQLEAGICWINAWGESDAKMPVGGYKQSGVGRENGISSLNNFTRIKSVQVELGDYASVF